In one Musa acuminata AAA Group cultivar baxijiao chromosome BXJ2-5, Cavendish_Baxijiao_AAA, whole genome shotgun sequence genomic region, the following are encoded:
- the LOC103984241 gene encoding BTB/POZ domain and ankyrin repeat-containing protein NPR5-like isoform X1 yields the protein MEETLKALSLDYLNLLINGQAFSDVTFSVEGRLVHAHRCILAARSLFFRRFFCGTDPPSPGLLSSPRGGAASPGAAGGAVIPVNSVSYEVFLLMLQFLYSGQVSVVPQKHEPRPSCGERGCWHTHCTAAVDLALDTLTAARSFGVKQLEQITEKQLASMAEKASIEDVMKVLMASRQQDMQQLWTTCSHLVAKSGLPAEVLAKHLPIDVVARIEELRLKSSLARRSSFVAHHHQIDVSGSSADLEDHHHKIRRMRRALDSSDVELVKLMVMGEGLNLDDALALHYAVENCSREVVKALLELGAADVNSPAGPTGKTPLHIAAEMVCPDMVAVLLDHHADPNVRTVDGVTPLDILRTLTSDFLFKGAVPGLSHIEPNKLRLCLELVQSAALVISREEANCGGGTGGAGSNPTTAIYPRMNPGTSACDASSSTSGMVNLSLDSRMVYLNLGMAAQFGGKMNDGGGDGSSSSRSQGGGGGIGPSSMYPAHGFP from the exons aTGGAGGAGACCCTCAAGGCCCTCTCCTTGGACTACCTCAACCTCCTCATCAATGGCCAGGCCTTCAGCGACGTCACCTTCAGCGTGGAGGGCCGGCTGGTACACGCACACCGCTGCATCCTCGCAGCCCGCAGCCTGTTCTTCCGCAGGTTCTTCTGCGGCACGGACCCCCCGTCGCCGGGGCTGCTGTCGTCGCCCAGGGGGGGCGCCGCGTCCCCCGGGGCCGCCGGAGGCGCCGTCATCCCCGTGAATTCGGTCAGCTACGAGGTGTTCCTGCTGATGCTGCAGTTCCTCTACAGCGGGCAGGTCTCCGTCGTGCCGCAGAAGCACGAGCCCCGCCCCAGTTGCGGCGAGCGCGGATGCTGGCACACCCACTGCACCGCCGCCGTCGACCTAGCCCTCGACACCCTCACCGCCGCCCGCTCCTTTGGCGTCAAGCAGCTCGAGCAGATCACCGAG AAGCAATTGGCCAGCATGGCCGAGAAGGCGTCGATCGAAGACGTGATGAAGGTGCTGATGGCGTCACGGCAGCAAGACATGCAGCAGCTCTGGACCACCTGCTCCCACCTCGTGGCCAAGTCGGGCCTCCCAGCGGAGGTGCTCGCGAAGCACCTCCCCATCGACGTTGTCGCCAGGATCGAGGAGCTGCGCCTCAAGTCCTCCCTCGCCCGTCGGTCCTCCTTCGTAGCCCACCACCACCAGATCGACGTTTCCGGCTCCTCTGCGGACCTCGAGGACCACCACCACAAGATCCGCCGCATGCGCCGCGCGCTCGACTCCTCTGACGTCGAGCTCGTGAAGCTGATGGTCATGGGGGAGGGGCTGAACCTCGATGACGCGCTCGCCCTCCACTACGCCGTCGAGAACTGTAGCCGGGAGGTCGTCAAGGCTCTTCTGGAACTCGGCGCGGCCGATGTCAATTCCCCGGCCGGTCCCACCGGGAAGACGCCACTCCACATCGCGGCCGAAATGGTGTGCCCCGATATGGTCGCCGTCCTCCTCGACCACCACGCTGACCCCAACGTTCGCACCGTCGACGGCGTCACACCGCTCGACATACTCCGCACCCTCACCTCCGACTTCCTCTTCAAGGGCGCGGTACCGGGCCTGTCGCACATCGAGCCCAACAAGCTCCGGCTATGTCTCGAGCTAGTCCAGTCCGCCGCACTGGTCATCTCCCGGGAGGAGGCTAATTGTGGCGGCGGTACTGGTGGTGCTGGAAGCAACCCGACCACGGCCATCTATCCCCGAATGAATCCAGGAACAAGCGCTTGTGATGCAAGCAGCTCCACCTCTGGGATGGTCAACCTTAGCTTGGACTCAAGAATGGTATATCTGAACCTTGGTATGGCGGCACAATTTGGAGGCAAGATGAACGATGGAGGGGGAGACGGAAGCAGCAGCAGTAGATCCCAAGGTGGGGGTGGTGGAATCGGCCCATCCTCCATGTACCCTGCTCATGGCTTCCCATGA
- the LOC103984243 gene encoding uncharacterized protein LOC103984243, which yields MKLTCLSQGSGYHCPPTHILQLCGFRLLLECPIDLSSLAVFSPIPSTGAANLDASSGLLRALPWYKTVPGLHLWDPSLIDAVLVSSPAGMLGLPFLTRNAKFCGKIYVTEVVARIGKLLMEDLLSMHAEFLQFYGADASPKWMKWEELEKLSPELKQVVLGEDGEGLGAWMPLYSAADIKECMQKIQPLKYGEETCFNGSVIMKAYSSGLDIGSCNWTINSPKRSITYLSSSLCMPACWKGFDYRSLLGNDLVIFSDLSSLSSTANTCTETREIRKNDMMVDNDPSLCSASALSKDEIPHQLFGTDETSDEIEKISFICSCIIDSLEGGGSVLIPIGRLGTVLLLLEQISDSLESFNLKVPIFMISPTAEETLAFVNTVPEWLSKQRQQKLFSGEALFNHVELRKVNRLHVFPSIYSSELLMMWQEPCIIFSPHWSLRLGPVVPLLHRWHADPKSLLILEQGVNVEVGLLPFRPVAIKVLQCSFLSGIMMHKVEPLLEILHPKLVLYPEDLRIQHPVKENNSWSDLYYSENVQLRVPSFVEDVKACLETNLAFQLRPRRLTQQNIAIARLKGRIFLSKGKYFLAASRIPMEFSNKQLLYWGSIEPTSLLLALQERGLVGTINWNKDAANGVYTIQITNPEKAVIETSARKTTISCEDENTATLIYEALSNVCDGI from the exons ATGAAGCTG ACATGTCTAAGCCAAGGGAGTGGCTACCACTGCCCGCCCACTCATATCCTCCAGCTCTGCGGCTTCCGCCTCCTCCTCGAGTGCCCCATCGACCTCTCCTCTCTCGCTGTCTTCTCCCCTATCCCTTCCACCGGCGCCGCCAACCTCGACGCCTCCTctggcctcctgcgagccctaccGTGGTACAAAACCGTGCCGGGGCTCCACCTCTGGGACCCGTCCCTCATCGATGCCGTACTGGTCTCGTCCCCCGCAGGCATGCTTGGCTTGCCCTTCCTCACCCGCAACGCCAAATTCTGTGGCAAG ATTTATGTGACGGAGGTGGTGGCGAGGATCGGGAAGCTGCTGATGGAGGATCTCTTGTCGATGCATGCTGAATTCCTGCAATTTTATGGTGCTGATGCGTCTCCCAAGTGGATGAAGTGGGAGGAGCTCGAGAAGCTGTCGCCTGAGCTGAAGCAAGTGGTCCTGGGGGAAGATGGGGAGGGGTTGGGGGCTTGGATGCCCTTGTACAG TGCTGCAGATATAAAGGAATGCATGCAAAAAATCCAGCCTCTGAAGTATGGTGAAGAAACTTGCTTTAATGGATCCGTAATCATGAAAGCATACAGCTCAGGTCTGGACATTGGAAGCTGCAACTGGACAATAAATAGCCCCAAAAGAAGTATTACATATTTATCAAGCTCCTTATGCATGCCAGCTTGTTGGAAGGGTTTTGATTACCGTTCCCTGCTTGGGAATGATTTAGTTATATTCTCAGATCTATCATCACTAAGCAGCACTGCTAATACTTGTACTGAAACTCGTGAAATTAGGAAGAACGATATGATGGTGGACAATGATCCTTCTCTTTGTAGTGCTTCTGCTCTCAG TAAGGATGAAATACCCCATCAGTTGTTTGGCACTGATGAAACCTCAGATGAGATTGAGAAGATCAGTTTTATATGCTCCTGTATCATAGATTCCCTGGAAGGAGGAGGTTCAGTTTTGATACCCATAGGCCGACTGGGAACAGTACTTCTGCTACTGGAGCAGATATCTGATTCACTAGAGTCCTTCAATTTAAAG GTCCCGATATTTATGATTTCTCCTACAGCAGAAGAGACGTTGGCATTTGTAAACACTGTGCCGGAATGGCTTTCTAAGCAACGGCAACAGAAG CTATTCTCAGGGGAGGCATTGTTTAACCATGTCGAACTCAGGAAAGTGAACCGGCTTCATGTATTCCCATCAATTTACTCATCTGAGTTGCT AATGATGTGGCAGGAGCCCTGCATAATCTTTTCTCCTCATTGGAGTCTTCGGCTTGGTCCAGTTGTTCCTTTGCTTCATCGATGGCATGCTGATCCAAAATCCTTACTCATTCTAGAG CAAGGAGTTAATGTTGAAGTGGGTCTCCTGCCATTCAGACCAGTGGCCATTAAGGTTCTCCAGTGTTCATTTCTTTCTGGGATCAT GATGCATAAGGTTGAACCACTGCTGGAAATCTTGCATCCTAAACTTGTTCTG TACCCTGAAGATCTGAGGATTCAGCACCCTGTCAAGGAGAACAACTCATGGTCAGACTTGTACTATTCTGAAAATGTACAATTACGGGTTCCAAGTTTTGTGGAGGACGTCAAGGCGTGCTTGGAAACAAATCTTGCATTTCAGCTTCGGCCTAGAAGACTGACACAACAAAATATAGCCATTGCCAGACTAAAGGGGAGGATTTTCTTGAGTAAAGGAAAATATTTCTTGGCTGCCTCAAGAATTCCAATGGAATTCTCAAACAAACAGTTACTTTATTGGGGTTCTATTGAGCCCACTAGCCTACTTCTGGCATTGCAAGAGAGGGGGTTAGTTGGAACAATTAATTGGAACAAGGATGCTGCAAATGGTGTCTACACAATTCAGATAACCAACCCAGAGAAGGCAGTGATTGAAACCAGTGCAAGGAAGACCACAATCAGTTGTGAAGACGAAAATACCGCTACCCTGATTTATGAGGCACTTAGCAATGTATGTGATGGAATATAA
- the LOC103984241 gene encoding BTB/POZ domain and ankyrin repeat-containing protein NPR5-like isoform X2 — protein MEETLKALSLDYLNLLINGQAFSDVTFSVEGRLVHAHRCILAARSLFFRRFFCGTDPPSPGLLSSPRGGAASPGAAGGAVIPVNSVSYEVFLLMLQFLYSGQVSVVPQKHEPRPSCGERGCWHTHCTAAVDLALDTLTAARSFGVKQLEQITEQLASMAEKASIEDVMKVLMASRQQDMQQLWTTCSHLVAKSGLPAEVLAKHLPIDVVARIEELRLKSSLARRSSFVAHHHQIDVSGSSADLEDHHHKIRRMRRALDSSDVELVKLMVMGEGLNLDDALALHYAVENCSREVVKALLELGAADVNSPAGPTGKTPLHIAAEMVCPDMVAVLLDHHADPNVRTVDGVTPLDILRTLTSDFLFKGAVPGLSHIEPNKLRLCLELVQSAALVISREEANCGGGTGGAGSNPTTAIYPRMNPGTSACDASSSTSGMVNLSLDSRMVYLNLGMAAQFGGKMNDGGGDGSSSSRSQGGGGGIGPSSMYPAHGFP, from the exons aTGGAGGAGACCCTCAAGGCCCTCTCCTTGGACTACCTCAACCTCCTCATCAATGGCCAGGCCTTCAGCGACGTCACCTTCAGCGTGGAGGGCCGGCTGGTACACGCACACCGCTGCATCCTCGCAGCCCGCAGCCTGTTCTTCCGCAGGTTCTTCTGCGGCACGGACCCCCCGTCGCCGGGGCTGCTGTCGTCGCCCAGGGGGGGCGCCGCGTCCCCCGGGGCCGCCGGAGGCGCCGTCATCCCCGTGAATTCGGTCAGCTACGAGGTGTTCCTGCTGATGCTGCAGTTCCTCTACAGCGGGCAGGTCTCCGTCGTGCCGCAGAAGCACGAGCCCCGCCCCAGTTGCGGCGAGCGCGGATGCTGGCACACCCACTGCACCGCCGCCGTCGACCTAGCCCTCGACACCCTCACCGCCGCCCGCTCCTTTGGCGTCAAGCAGCTCGAGCAGATCACCGAG CAATTGGCCAGCATGGCCGAGAAGGCGTCGATCGAAGACGTGATGAAGGTGCTGATGGCGTCACGGCAGCAAGACATGCAGCAGCTCTGGACCACCTGCTCCCACCTCGTGGCCAAGTCGGGCCTCCCAGCGGAGGTGCTCGCGAAGCACCTCCCCATCGACGTTGTCGCCAGGATCGAGGAGCTGCGCCTCAAGTCCTCCCTCGCCCGTCGGTCCTCCTTCGTAGCCCACCACCACCAGATCGACGTTTCCGGCTCCTCTGCGGACCTCGAGGACCACCACCACAAGATCCGCCGCATGCGCCGCGCGCTCGACTCCTCTGACGTCGAGCTCGTGAAGCTGATGGTCATGGGGGAGGGGCTGAACCTCGATGACGCGCTCGCCCTCCACTACGCCGTCGAGAACTGTAGCCGGGAGGTCGTCAAGGCTCTTCTGGAACTCGGCGCGGCCGATGTCAATTCCCCGGCCGGTCCCACCGGGAAGACGCCACTCCACATCGCGGCCGAAATGGTGTGCCCCGATATGGTCGCCGTCCTCCTCGACCACCACGCTGACCCCAACGTTCGCACCGTCGACGGCGTCACACCGCTCGACATACTCCGCACCCTCACCTCCGACTTCCTCTTCAAGGGCGCGGTACCGGGCCTGTCGCACATCGAGCCCAACAAGCTCCGGCTATGTCTCGAGCTAGTCCAGTCCGCCGCACTGGTCATCTCCCGGGAGGAGGCTAATTGTGGCGGCGGTACTGGTGGTGCTGGAAGCAACCCGACCACGGCCATCTATCCCCGAATGAATCCAGGAACAAGCGCTTGTGATGCAAGCAGCTCCACCTCTGGGATGGTCAACCTTAGCTTGGACTCAAGAATGGTATATCTGAACCTTGGTATGGCGGCACAATTTGGAGGCAAGATGAACGATGGAGGGGGAGACGGAAGCAGCAGCAGTAGATCCCAAGGTGGGGGTGGTGGAATCGGCCCATCCTCCATGTACCCTGCTCATGGCTTCCCATGA
- the LOC135612225 gene encoding nucleolar protein 56-like, whose protein sequence is MALYLLFESASGYSLFHAYGLDEIGQNTEAVRNSVLDLTRFGKVVKLVAFHPFSSALDALNQCNAVSEGLMTEELRNFLEMNLPKVKEGKKAKFSLGVAEPKVGSQIFEVTKIPCQSNEFVLELLRGVRLHFDRFIKDLKPSDLEKAQLGLGHSYSRAKVKFNVNRVDNMVIQAIFLLDTLDKDINSFSMRVREWYSWHFPELVKIINDNYLYARVTKFVENKSDLSEGHIPGLADIVGDEDKAKEIVEAAKASMGQDLSPIDLINVQQFAQRVINLSEYRKKLYEYLVTKMTDIAPNLASLIGEVVGARLISHAGSLSNLAKCPSSTLQILGAEKALFRALKTRGNTPKYGLIFHSSFIGRASARNKGRIARYLANKCSIASRIDCFSEVNTSVFGQKLREQVEERLDFYDKGVAPRKNVDVMKVAIESVLSNGSQEDDDGQQNGEISEKKSKNKKKSKGENVAAEPMEEDRPPEVAADEHASIKPETDKKKKKKKKQDQEDEVVLSEVNAHDTEQNGTPKKKKKSRVDLDNEGDIQTGTRGKKKKKKKVKAQDD, encoded by the exons ATGGCGCTCTACCTCCTTTTCGAATCGGCCTCCGGCTACTCGCTCTTCCACGCCTATGGACTCGACGAGATCGGCCAGAACACGGAGGCCGTCCGCAACTCCGTCCTCGACCTCACTCGCTTCGGCAAGGTGGTAAAGCTCGTCGCTTTCCACCCGTTCTCCTCCGCTCTCGACGCCCTCAACCAATGCAACGCCGTCTCGGAAG GGCTGATGACCGAGGAGTTGAGGAACTTCTTGGAAATGAATCTTCCCAAGGTGAAAGAAGGAAAGAAGGCAAAATTCAGTCTTGGGGTTGCGGAGCCGAAGGTTGGGTCGCAGATATTTGAGGTGACCAAGATTCCTTGCCAGAGTAACGAGTTTGTGCTCGAGCTCCTTCGTGGCGTGCGGTTGCACTTCGATCGGTTTATTAAGGACTTAAAG CCTTCGGACTTGGAGAAGGCTCAGCTCGGTTTGGGGCATAGTTATAGCAGAGCCAAGGTGAAGTTCAATGTCAACCGGGTGGATAATATGGTCATTCAGGCCATTTTCCTCCTTGATACCTTGGACAAGGATATTAACTCCTTCTCAATGAGAGTCAG GGAGTGGTACTCATGGCATTTCCCAGAGCTAGTCAAAATCATCAATGACAACTACCTGTATGCAAGAGTTACAAAATTTGTGGAGAACAAATCAGACTTGTCTGAGGGCCATATTCCTGGTTTAGCAGACATAGTTGGTGATGAGGACAAAGCAAAAGAAATTGTAGAAGCAGCTAAAGCATCGATGG GACAGGATCTTTCTCCAATTGATTTAATTAATGTCCAGCAATTTGCTCAGAGAGTCATTAATCTCTCTGAATATCGGAAGAAGCTTTATGAGTATCTTGTTACAAAAATGACTGACATTGCACCTAATCTGGCTTCTCTTATTGGTGAAGTTGTTGGAGCTCGTTTGATATCTCATGCAGGCAGTCTTTCCAACCTGGCCAAATGCCCTTCATCTACTCTCCAGATACTTGGTGCAGAGAAAGCACTTTTCAG AGCTCTTAAAACTCGAGGAAACACTCCAAAGTATGGCCTTATCTTTCATTCTTCTTTTATTGGCCGAGCATCTGCACGAAACAAGGGTCGCATAGCTCGCTATCTTGCAAACAAGTGTTCCATTGCATCCCGTATTGATTGCTTCTCTG AGGTGAATACCTCTGTTTTTGGACAAAAGCTCCGTGAGCAAGTTGAGGAGAGGTTGGACTTCTATGACAAAGGTGTTGCACCTCGCAAGAATGTCGATGTGATGAAAGTTGCCATTGAGAGTGTACTGAGCAATGGTTCTCAGGAGGATGATG aTGGGCAGCAGAATGGTGAAATTTCTGAAAAGAAAAGTAAGAATAAGAAGAAATCTAAAGGTGAGAATGTAGCTGCTGAACCCATGGAAGAGGATAGACCTCCTGAGGTTGCTGCAGATGAACATGCCTCTATCAAACCAGAAACcgataagaagaagaaaaagaaaaagaagcaggATCAAGAAGATGAAGTGGTACTCAGTGAGGTGAATGCTCATGATACAGAACAAAATGGAACtcccaaaaagaagaaaaagagtcgTGTGGACTTAGACAACGAAGGTGACATCCAAACAGGGACCagaggaaagaagaaaaagaaaaagaaggtgaaAGCCCAAGATGACTAG
- the LOC135612232 gene encoding probable calcium-binding protein CML17, giving the protein MKLSVDSLLSSLKRSSSSKNEKKKSRRSVARADASFASNSSFSASSSSEEEYSAVSARQATPRSVLPPGHGKAPVVFLPDEASWLDLFNVFDCDGDGKITKRELEAVLRRLVPDPPTAEEVASMVAEVDRDGDGCISLDEFGALGALLGGGRGGEAELRDAFAVFDADGDGKISAEELLGVFATLGDGGCTLDDCRRMIGGVDTDGDGFVGFDDFVRMMDGQMCH; this is encoded by the coding sequence ATGAAGCTCAGCGTGGATTCTTTGTTGAGCTCCTTGAAGAGGAGCTCCTCCTCGaagaacgagaagaagaagagcaggcgCTCCGTCGCTCGGGCGGACGCCTCCTTCGCTTCCAACTCTTCTTTTTCTGCTTCTTCCTCTTCCGAGGAGGAGTATTCGGCCGTCTCTGCCCGCCAAGCTACGCCAAGATCCGTCCTCCCGCCGGGCCATGGAAAGGCGCCTGTCGTCTTCCTCCCTGACGAGGCCTCCTGGCTCGACCTCTTCAACGTGTTCGACTGCGACGGGGACGGCAAGATCACGAAGCGGGAGCTGGAGGCGGTACTGCGGCGGCTCGTCCCGGACCCGCCCACTGCGGAGGAGGTGGCATCCATGGTGGCGGAGGTGGACCGCGACGGGGACGGGTGCATCAGCCTGGACGAGTTCGGCGCGCTCGGGGCGTTGCTGGGCGGGGGGCGCGGCGGGGAGGCCGAGCTGCGGGACGCCTTCGCGGTGTTCGACGCGGACGGGGACGGGAAGATCTCGGCGGAGGAGCTTCTGGGCGTGTTCGCCACGCTGGGCGACGGCGGCTGCACGCTCGACGACTGCCGCCGGATGATTGGCGGCGTCGACACCGACGGCGACGGCTTCGTCGGCTTCGATGATTTCGTCCGCATGATGGACGGCCAGATGTGTCACTGA
- the LOC103984242 gene encoding mitochondrial fission 1 protein A, whose protein sequence is MDAKIREFFDSVGSFFSGGDNIPWCDRDIIAGCEREVAESGNAESKNESLMRLSWALVHSRHPEDVNRGIAMLEASLDNSASPLQSREKLYLLAVGYYRNGDYPRSRQLLDRCLEIAPDWRQAQTLRKVVEDRIAKDGVIGIGIAATAVGLLVGGIAAVVARKK, encoded by the exons ATGGACGCCAAGATCCGCGAGTTCTTCGACTCCGTCGGTTCCTTCTTCAGCGGTGGCGATAACATCCCCTGGTGCGATCGCGACATCATCGCC GGCTGTGAAAGAGAGGTTGCAGAGAGTGGGAATGCAGAAAGCAAGAACGAAAGCCTTATGAGGTTGTCCTGGGCTCTTGTTCATTCCAGGCATCCGGAAGATGTGAATCGTGGAATTGCCATGCTTGAAG CTTCCTTGGACAATTCAGCTAGTCCACTGCAATCAAGAGAGAAACTTTATCTGCTGGCTGTTGGGTATTACAGAAATGGAGACTACCCAAGAAGTCGTCAACTCTTGGACCGATGTTTAGAG attgcaCCAGACTGGAGACAGGCTCAAACCCTGAGAAAGGTAGTGGAGGATCGAATTGCTAAAG ATGGCGTGATTGGCATAGGAATTGCTGCAACTGCTGTGGGGCTTCTGGTAGGTGGAATAGCTGCAGTGGTGGCTCGGAAGAAATAA